The region CGTTGGAAAAAAATCTTCGATAATTACATACTGATTTGCCACCGAAGCCGCTCTAGTTACACCAGGCCACTTTACAATCATAGGAACCCTTATTCCTCCTTCGTTTACAGAACCCTTGCCTGCTTTCAAAGGCAAATTTTGGGTATGAGGTTCCCCTGCTCTTGATGGCGCAAGACTCAAGCCACCATTATCGCTCATAAAAACAATAATGGTATTTTTATCAGCTTTTTTAGAAACCAGATAATCCATTATGTCTCCTAGACTCTGATCCATACCTTCCACTAAGCTGGCATATTTTGCTTCTGTCTCATCTAATCCTGCATCTACATATTTTTGGTAATAACGAGGATCAGCCATCATAGGATCATGTACAGCATAATGCGCCATATTTAAATAAAAAGGCTGTTTGTTTTTTATCGGATTTTCCAATGTTTTTATGGCTTCTTTGGTGAGCGCGTCCGTTAAAAAAGTACCCGTTCCATAATATTCTCCCAAATCAGGAACCGCCTGCCAACTTGCTTTCCCGGGCTTATTACCATAATTATCCTCAGATAAATAACTTTGGGGATGCCCCGCTGCATGACCGGCAATGTTTGTAATAAAACCCATACTCAAAGGATTGGCTCCGGGAGTTCCCGCTGATCCCCAATGTGCCTTACCCACGTGTACCGTAAAATAACCCGCATCTTTCAATAATTGAGGAAAAGGAGTTGCGTATTGCGTATGTGGAATTCCTACCACGGGACTCATGCCATTGTAATTCCATTCTGGGGCACTAAACTGCTCGTCCGTATTATCGGTAGGATTGTTATTTGCCGGTGATGTCCAATTGGTGATTCGGGCATGAGCCGAGTTCATACCACTTAACATGCTGGCTCTGGTTGGCGTACATACCGGTTGGGCATAGGCATTGGTAAACTTCATTCCTTCTTTGGCCAATCGTTCCATATTTGGGGTATGATAGCGTTTATTCAAAGGCATAAGGCTATCTCCAAAAGGTACTGAAGTATCCACCCAACCCATGTCATCCACTAGAAAAACAATGATATTGGGTCTTGACTTCGTGTTGTTTTTTGAGGATTGGGCGAAAACTGCTCCGGTGAACAATAATGAAGTCAGTATACTGAAACAAAACTGTTCAACGCTAATTGTAAATCCAAGGGTAGCTTTCATTCTATTTTTTAATTAGTTCGTAAATTAATGAAATAAACAGTTTTTATTTGATGCGTTTTTTTAATTGAAATAAATCAGTGGCTTCTAAATTTTTCCAATCAGTGGCTCCCGATGGCTTCCATTTTATATCCATCGTTTCATTTGCTTCCGAATTTTTTAGCAGATAAACCGAAATTGGATGATAACCTGCTTTCAAAAACACCTCTTCAGTCAATTCTTCGCCCGCTTTGTAAGCAAAATCAGCATCAAAAAGACGCGCTTGGTGCAAACGCACAAAAGCCTTAGAAGATGTTTTCATTGAAAAACTGTATTTGCCATCGGATGGAACTTTCACAAAAGTGGTATAAAGAAACATTCCCTTTTTATGGGTTTGCGTATCAGCAGCTATTGCTTTGGTGATTTTTTGCTCTTTAGCTTTCAATTCTTTTTCCGAAACCACCCAAGGGAAATCGCCTTCAAAAAATTGCTGTACCACTCCTGGGAAAAATTTAGCTGAAACTTCAGCTTCAGGAATCAAAGCAGTGTCATAAGGACGAGGAGCTTCGGCATCGGCACGTCTTAGTTGCAAAACGGCAGCCTTCATCTGCTGTTGCATTTTTTCAAAACCGGGTTTTAGCGCCAGATTATTTATTTCGCCTGGGTCTTTCACAACATCGAAGATTTCGAAATTGTCGTCTGCGGATTTAATATCGTAACGAACGCCTTTATAATTTCCAAATCGGATTAATTGTTGTTGCCCACGTTTTTTGTTTCTATGCGTTGGGTCAAATTCTTTATAATTAGGTGTTCTACCTTCTCCTTCATATTCTACATATACAAGAGTTTCTTTTTGTTTTCCTTTAGCGGTTAAAGAAGGTAATAATGAAACGCCATCTGTTCTTGCAGGAGCTGGAACGCCAGCCATATCCGAAAAAGTAGCCATCCAATCAGATAACATCGACGGAGTGTTAATGACTTTTCCTGCTTGAATATTTTTAGGCCAATTGACCAAAACTGGCATACGAACACCTCCTTCTAAAATATCTCTTTTTATGCCTTCAAAATTACCATTACTCTCAAAAAATGTTGATTTATAATCTACGAATGGTGATGGAAGATAAGCTTCATTTGAAGCACCATTATCAGAAGAGAAAACTACAATTGTATTTTCGTCAATTTTTAGATCTTTCAATAATTGTAAAATATCACCAACTCCATCATCAATACGGCGATTGGCAGTAGCATAACGCTTGTAAGTATCTGGCCAAGCAATTTCTGCTGTAGCTGGATCATTGTCGTTATCATAAGTAGCATCTGCGTATTCAGGATACACAAAGCTATCCGGAACACCCGAAGCGGTATTAATCATCTGACCTTTTATTCCTGTCCATTGTACGCCTCCATTTAAACCCAATCCATTTGGATAAGCCTGAGTAGGCAACTCTAAAACGGCATGTGGTGCATCATAAGCAAGATACATAAAGAAAGGTTTGTCTGCATCATTCCCTTTGGCGTGCTCTACTATCTGTTTTTTGGCGACAGCCGTCCACAGATCGGTGGTATATGATTTAGCAAGTCCATCGGCCACATTTACATAATTGTCGTACACTTCTTTTTTACCTCGGTAGATACCTTCATAAGGATAATGTTCATGACCATCCATATGACGCATGTATCCATAATAAGAGTCAAATCCTCTCTTCAAAGGATGCGAAGGCCAGTTAGGACCAGTTTCTGCTACTCCCTGTAATCCCCATTTTCCAACAGCCATAGTTTGGTAGCCGGCTTGTTTTAAAACGCTTCCCAAAGTATGATTGTCTTCTAGCGCTTTGTCAAATTGATTGTTTCTAACATGTGCATTACCCTGATTGACCCCTGTTAACAAAGAGCCTCTTGAAGGTGCACAAACTGGCGCATTACAATATTGTTGTGTAAAAATTGCTCCAGTGGCGGCCATTTGGTCTAAATAAGGCGTAATTTGGTAGGGTTTGGAACGGTCATTACTTTTCATGCGTTGATTTTGGAAAAAAACGCCTACATCTCCATATCCCATGTCATCTACTAAAATGTAAATGATATTAGGTCTTTCTTGTGAAATCCCTTTTAATGCAAAACAAGTTATCAGTATAACCGAAAATATTTTTTTCATATTTATTTTTTTTAACTATTTAAGTTGTTCTTTATTTATTCTTTTTTTTATTTAATCGAAGGCCTTTTCTTATTACAAACATAGGGTGTCAAAATATTTGCTTACTTCTATTGTTCATACAAATTATGCCTCTCATTTGGATCGTTTTACAGATAAAGACTTATATTCTCTACATTTCTCGCAACCAAAAAAAGAACCCATAATTTCATTTTTTTTCCTATTCATCAAGTATTCATTTTTGTATTTTTCAAATAACAAAGAATAATTACTTCTATTTATTTTAAAAGAATCATTTATCAATTTCTTCGACATGATATGCCGAAAAATTTATTATATCCGGCTCCGCTACTGACTCATCAATCACCAACCTCAGCTTTTTTGTAAAAATAGGTTTGTCAGATAGAAAAATATATTTATTCCCTATTGCAGTGCCCTTGTTTACCGTTAGCCATTTCCCTTTCTGATAAACTTGTATGCTGAAAGCCCTTATGCGATGTCCTTTAGCAATGTTTTCCTGCACCAAAAACTGATTGATTGACGTTTCTTGAGCCAACTTCAATTCAATTATTTTTCCTTTTCCTCTTGTAGTAGCAAGAGGGAAGTCAAAGCGTCGTTTTATCTCCTGACCCCATTCCTTTAGGCGTTGTACATCTTCTTTTGGCATAAGCCCGGTGTTATCCGGTGTTAATCCCATAATAAGAGTAGCATTTCTTCCAACTGATTTGTAATAAATGTTCATCAGTTCTTTCAAATGATAAATACTCTTTTCATCACCAGGTTCCCAAAACCATTCATGTCTTCCGTTAAAACCACGTAAAGGCGCATCGGCCATCGCTGGTACCCAATATTTTCCATTTACATCTCCCTCTTTCAATAATTGAAATCCGTTTTTAGAGATTCCGGGAATAGCACTTTCTCCTGAACCTGTAAAATTGTATGGAAATGTAGACCAGCAAGGATAATTCACCATACCACTTTCAGAGCCGCCCCAACGTGCTTCGGCCAACTGGTCGTTGTGATAAAACAAACAATCAGGCTGGTACTTTTTCACTATTGGCAATACATCTGGCGCTCCTTTTTGTGGGGCACTGGCGCCCCCATCAAACCATATTTCGAACAAAGGGCCATAATTAGTACAAATTTCTTTTACCATTCCTTCCACCATTGTATTGTAATAGGCCTGCCTTTTTTTCTGCATTGCACTATTGGGCTCACCATCTACGATGAAATCATGTACGCCAAAAAATGAATTCCAACGAATACCCAAATAAACACCTGGCTTGATATCGTGTTTGCGACAAGCATCTGTAAAATCCTTAAAAAGATCCCCTTTTCCATCTTTCCATTTCAAACTCTTCATCGAATACGGATTTACATCCGATTGAAACAAAGCGAAACCGGTTTCATGAGTAACGGTAAGTATAGCAAATTTTGCACCCGCCGCTTTGGCAGAAATGACCCATTGTTCGACATCCAATTGTTTCGGATTAAAAATATTATAATCCACTAACGGGCTAATCCTGTTGGTACCTTGGTTGTATTTTGACTCATCAAATACGTGCAAATCATAATGAAAAACCACCCCAAATTCGGCCTTCTGCCAGGCCAATTGCTGTTTGTTTGGCAAAGGCAAAGAATTTATTTGTGCGTTTAACGAAAAAAAACACATTAAAAAAACACTCAATGGTAGCATTATACACTTTGAACTCATTTTAAACATTATTTGTTTTTACCTAAACAAGATTAAGATTTCACGATTAATTCTTTTTAAGATCTTAGTTAAAATACTGTCGTTTTTTACATCACTAAAGAAACATCCTTAAAACAGATTAGACTTTACTTTATTTAAGATTACTTTAAAATAATTTAACTTCTAAAATCGAACTTAATTCGCCGTCAAGATCTTTCTGGCATCCTGATCTTCGTATTGGGCAATCAGTTTGTTGAGCTCCACTTTCATCTGAGCGGTGATTTTTTCAAACCCTTTTTTCCCGTATAAATTATTAATTTCGTTAGGATCTTTCTTTAAATCATACAATTCCCAAGAACTCACTCTTTTGTAAAAACGAACCAATTTATAGCGTTTGGTTCTTAGACCAAAATGAGGAGATACCGAATGTTCTCCATTTTCATAATAGTGATAATAGATGGCGTCACGTCCTTTTGCTTTTTTATCTGTAAATAAGGGCAACATCGATTGTCCTTGTTCGTCTTTTGGGATGGCTACTCCGGCCGCATCAAGCATCGTAGGAGCAATATCCAGATTCATCACCAAATCATTCGATATGGTTCCGGGTTTTACCACTCCCGGATAACGCATCACCATTGGAGTTCTGAAGGATTCCTCATAAATAAAACGCTTGTCAAACCAGCCGTGTTCCCCCAAATAAAATCCCTGATCCGACATATAAATCACGATGGTATTCTCTGTCAAATTATTTTTATCCAAATAGTCCAAGGTACGCCCAATGTTTCGGTCCAATGAAACTGCCGTACTCAAATAGTCGCGCATGTAGCGCTGAAATTTCCATTCGGTCAATTCTTTTCCTTTTAGATTACGAGCTTTCAAATCGGCTGCTATGGGCAAATAATAGTCGTCAAACTTTTTACGCTGCTCGGCGTTCATTCTCGAAACAGTTCCTTCCTGATTGGTATCAGCTTCGTCTTTAAAGACTTTCAAGTCATATCCCATGACCATGGTTTTGGCAATGGACATGTCCTGGACTTTGGCTGCTTCCCGATTTTTGTAATCATCGTAAAAATTATGAGGCAAAGGAAAAGTTACATGATCAAATTTCCCCATATCCTGAATATCCGGTATCCAAGTACGATGGGTGGCTTTATGGCCTATAACCAGACAAAAAGGTTTGTCTTTGTCGCGGTTGTCCAACCAGTTTTCGGAAACATCTTCGACTATATCCGAGACATAGCCTTCGGTGCGTTTTTTAGTACCGTCCATCATGTGGAAATCCGGATTGTAGTACTGGCCTTGCCCGGGTAAAATTTGCCAATAATCAAAACCTTGGGGGTCTGTTTCCAGATGCCATTTTCCAATCCAAGCCGTTTCATAACCGGAGCCTTTTAGTTGCTTGATGAAGCTATCCTGACTTCCGTCAAAACGCGAGTTTTCATTGTCTTTAAATCCGTTTTTATGGCTGTACTTGCCCGTTAGAATCACCGCGCGGCTTGGACCGCAAATCGAATTGGTTACATAGCCTTTGTTGAACAGAACCCCTTCGCGGGCAATACGGTCAATATTGGGCGTTGGTTTCATGGTATTGCCATAGGCCCCAATGGCCTGAAAGGCATGGTCATCCGAAATGATGATGACAATATTGGGTCTTTTTGCTGTCTTATTTTGGGCCGATAGCTGAACGCAAAAACTACAGGATAAGGCAAGCACTATTGCTGGTATATTAAATCTTTTCATTTCTATTTATTTTTAATCGTTATGGTAACGGCTGTACTTTGTAATCCTTC is a window of Flavobacterium acetivorans DNA encoding:
- a CDS encoding sulfatase, with product MKATLGFTISVEQFCFSILTSLLFTGAVFAQSSKNNTKSRPNIIVFLVDDMGWVDTSVPFGDSLMPLNKRYHTPNMERLAKEGMKFTNAYAQPVCTPTRASMLSGMNSAHARITNWTSPANNNPTDNTDEQFSAPEWNYNGMSPVVGIPHTQYATPFPQLLKDAGYFTVHVGKAHWGSAGTPGANPLSMGFITNIAGHAAGHPQSYLSEDNYGNKPGKASWQAVPDLGEYYGTGTFLTDALTKEAIKTLENPIKNKQPFYLNMAHYAVHDPMMADPRYYQKYVDAGLDETEAKYASLVEGMDQSLGDIMDYLVSKKADKNTIIVFMSDNGGLSLAPSRAGEPHTQNLPLKAGKGSVNEGGIRVPMIVKWPGVTRAASVANQYVIIEDFFPTLLEMAKVNDGKKVQDIDGKSFVPILKNPDLKDNSRALIWHIPNKWTTKDGPGINYQSAIRKGDWKLIYDMRDGSKQLYNLKTDIGEHSDLSVAHPDMVKALSKTLSEQLRQWKATMPIDKKTNQPAAMPDESE
- a CDS encoding alpha-L-fucosidase, which translates into the protein MPNKQQLAWQKAEFGVVFHYDLHVFDESKYNQGTNRISPLVDYNIFNPKQLDVEQWVISAKAAGAKFAILTVTHETGFALFQSDVNPYSMKSLKWKDGKGDLFKDFTDACRKHDIKPGVYLGIRWNSFFGVHDFIVDGEPNSAMQKKRQAYYNTMVEGMVKEICTNYGPLFEIWFDGGASAPQKGAPDVLPIVKKYQPDCLFYHNDQLAEARWGGSESGMVNYPCWSTFPYNFTGSGESAIPGISKNGFQLLKEGDVNGKYWVPAMADAPLRGFNGRHEWFWEPGDEKSIYHLKELMNIYYKSVGRNATLIMGLTPDNTGLMPKEDVQRLKEWGQEIKRRFDFPLATTRGKGKIIELKLAQETSINQFLVQENIAKGHRIRAFSIQVYQKGKWLTVNKGTAIGNKYIFLSDKPIFTKKLRLVIDESVAEPDIINFSAYHVEEIDK
- a CDS encoding arylsulfatase, whose product is MKKIFSVILITCFALKGISQERPNIIYILVDDMGYGDVGVFFQNQRMKSNDRSKPYQITPYLDQMAATGAIFTQQYCNAPVCAPSRGSLLTGVNQGNAHVRNNQFDKALEDNHTLGSVLKQAGYQTMAVGKWGLQGVAETGPNWPSHPLKRGFDSYYGYMRHMDGHEHYPYEGIYRGKKEVYDNYVNVADGLAKSYTTDLWTAVAKKQIVEHAKGNDADKPFFMYLAYDAPHAVLELPTQAYPNGLGLNGGVQWTGIKGQMINTASGVPDSFVYPEYADATYDNDNDPATAEIAWPDTYKRYATANRRIDDGVGDILQLLKDLKIDENTIVVFSSDNGASNEAYLPSPFVDYKSTFFESNGNFEGIKRDILEGGVRMPVLVNWPKNIQAGKVINTPSMLSDWMATFSDMAGVPAPARTDGVSLLPSLTAKGKQKETLVYVEYEGEGRTPNYKEFDPTHRNKKRGQQQLIRFGNYKGVRYDIKSADDNFEIFDVVKDPGEINNLALKPGFEKMQQQMKAAVLQLRRADAEAPRPYDTALIPEAEVSAKFFPGVVQQFFEGDFPWVVSEKELKAKEQKITKAIAADTQTHKKGMFLYTTFVKVPSDGKYSFSMKTSSKAFVRLHQARLFDADFAYKAGEELTEEVFLKAGYHPISVYLLKNSEANETMDIKWKPSGATDWKNLEATDLFQLKKRIK
- a CDS encoding sulfatase family protein codes for the protein MKRFNIPAIVLALSCSFCVQLSAQNKTAKRPNIVIIISDDHAFQAIGAYGNTMKPTPNIDRIAREGVLFNKGYVTNSICGPSRAVILTGKYSHKNGFKDNENSRFDGSQDSFIKQLKGSGYETAWIGKWHLETDPQGFDYWQILPGQGQYYNPDFHMMDGTKKRTEGYVSDIVEDVSENWLDNRDKDKPFCLVIGHKATHRTWIPDIQDMGKFDHVTFPLPHNFYDDYKNREAAKVQDMSIAKTMVMGYDLKVFKDEADTNQEGTVSRMNAEQRKKFDDYYLPIAADLKARNLKGKELTEWKFQRYMRDYLSTAVSLDRNIGRTLDYLDKNNLTENTIVIYMSDQGFYLGEHGWFDKRFIYEESFRTPMVMRYPGVVKPGTISNDLVMNLDIAPTMLDAAGVAIPKDEQGQSMLPLFTDKKAKGRDAIYYHYYENGEHSVSPHFGLRTKRYKLVRFYKRVSSWELYDLKKDPNEINNLYGKKGFEKITAQMKVELNKLIAQYEDQDARKILTAN